In the genome of Streptomyces sp. NBC_00190, one region contains:
- a CDS encoding streptophobe family protein — protein MRRIRWGDVLLSAVAAVGWSLVVMMVVAALGLHLLGADGTGGSLGAMTAAVVVLAVGGTVTPSGDLPVLGVAGAGAEASLDVVALGVGLAGALVLARLFLRSVRVGAAAETAARVVVVAALLVTVAGALAWVGHDVVTLDGAVLPRTPAKVEIPGIGDIGGLLPDRVGDLIGPRARVGFSVEPGPTLLGAGVWAVAVPALALLISRRGPAPLARLRPAVSAVVTMLLVAVAAGLAAAVWAALGDEHPGRVLGAALLGAPNGSWAGVLLGLFVPLSGRASGASARVLPDPLDELLTGSAREPVTVARLAEYDGRVWLLVAGAALLLLCAGVLAAVRTPGRGIAGCAARLSAVTGVALAGLVWLTGFSADASLAVLGVDAVDAGVELRGSVPLALALGAAWGAAAGAAGALLTRRRRSRLPEAGPGSGAAAAGVPAWPDPGAPTAAYGRGPAPGRVQPYPDPDVSWDVTVTGIPPRPPKPPKPARRPPFTPPPPPGAPPPPKPPGPPGPPGPPGPR, from the coding sequence ATGCGCCGCATCCGTTGGGGAGACGTCCTGCTGTCCGCCGTCGCCGCCGTGGGCTGGTCGCTGGTGGTGATGATGGTGGTCGCGGCGCTCGGGCTCCACCTGCTGGGCGCCGACGGTACGGGAGGCTCGCTCGGGGCGATGACCGCGGCCGTGGTCGTCCTGGCCGTGGGCGGCACCGTGACCCCTTCCGGCGATCTGCCGGTCCTCGGGGTGGCGGGGGCGGGCGCCGAGGCCTCACTGGACGTCGTGGCGTTGGGTGTGGGGCTGGCCGGGGCCCTCGTCCTGGCGCGGCTGTTCCTGCGGTCGGTACGGGTCGGGGCCGCCGCCGAGACGGCCGCCCGGGTGGTGGTGGTCGCGGCGCTGCTCGTCACCGTGGCGGGCGCGCTGGCCTGGGTCGGGCACGATGTCGTCACCCTCGACGGGGCCGTGCTGCCGAGGACCCCGGCGAAAGTGGAGATCCCCGGGATCGGGGACATCGGCGGGCTGCTCCCGGACCGCGTCGGGGACCTGATCGGGCCACGGGCCCGGGTGGGGTTCTCGGTGGAGCCGGGGCCGACGCTGCTGGGCGCGGGGGTGTGGGCGGTGGCGGTACCGGCACTGGCCCTGCTGATCTCGCGGCGCGGGCCCGCCCCGCTCGCGCGGCTGCGGCCGGCCGTCTCGGCGGTGGTGACGATGCTGCTGGTGGCGGTGGCGGCCGGACTGGCTGCGGCGGTGTGGGCGGCGCTGGGCGACGAGCACCCCGGACGGGTGCTGGGGGCGGCGCTGCTGGGCGCGCCGAACGGGAGCTGGGCGGGGGTCCTTCTCGGGCTCTTCGTCCCACTGAGCGGCCGGGCCTCGGGGGCGTCGGCCCGGGTGCTGCCGGATCCGCTGGACGAGCTGCTGACGGGCTCCGCGCGGGAGCCGGTGACGGTGGCGCGCCTGGCGGAGTACGACGGGCGGGTCTGGCTGCTGGTCGCGGGGGCGGCGCTGCTGCTGCTCTGCGCGGGGGTGCTGGCCGCCGTACGGACTCCGGGGCGCGGGATCGCGGGGTGCGCGGCGCGGCTGTCGGCCGTGACCGGGGTGGCTCTGGCGGGGCTGGTGTGGCTGACCGGGTTCTCGGCGGATGCGTCGCTGGCGGTACTGGGGGTGGACGCGGTGGACGCCGGGGTGGAGCTGCGGGGGTCGGTCCCGCTCGCCCTGGCGCTGGGCGCGGCCTGGGGCGCGGCGGCGGGCGCGGCGGGCGCCCTGCTGACCCGGCGCCGCCGGAGCCGCCTGCCGGAGGCGGGGCCGGGCTCCGGCGCGGCCGCAGCCGGCGTCCCGGCGTGGCCCGACCCCGGCGCGCCGACGGCCGCGTACGGCCGGGGGCCGGCGCCGGGCCGGGTGCAGCCGTACCCGGATCCGGATGTCTCCTGGGACGTGACGGTCACCGGCATCCCGCCGCGGCCGCCGAAGCCGCCGAAGCCGGCCCGGCGGCCGCCCTTCACCCCGCCTCCCCCGCCGGGAGCACCGCCGCCGCCGAAGCCTCCGGGGCCTCCGGGGCCTCCGGGGCCTCCGGGGCCGCGGTGA
- the serB gene encoding phosphoserine phosphatase SerB has product MSASQTSDVPTLLVKIFGKDRPGITAGLFDTLAAYSVDVVDIEQVVTRGRIVLCALVTKPAGGAEGELRATVHSWAESLKLQAEILSGTGDNRPRGSGRSHVTVLGHPLTAESAAAIAARITATGGNIDRIFRLAKYPVTAVEFAVSGTETEPLRTALATAAAQIGVDVAVVSAGLHRRAQRLVVMDVDSTLIQDEVIELFAAHAGCEAEVAEVTERAMRGELDFEQSLHARVALLAGLDASVVDKVRAEVQLTPGARTLIRTLKRLGYQVGVVSGGFTQVTDDLRERLGLDFASANTLEIVDGKLTGRVTGEIVDRAGKARLLRRFAAEADVPLSQTVAIGDGANDLDMLNAAGLGVAFNAKPVVREAAHTAVNVPFLDAVLYLLGITREEIEAADLA; this is encoded by the coding sequence ATGAGCGCTTCGCAGACCTCCGACGTCCCCACCCTCCTCGTCAAGATCTTCGGCAAGGACCGTCCCGGGATCACCGCCGGGCTGTTCGACACCCTCGCCGCCTACTCCGTCGACGTCGTCGACATCGAGCAGGTCGTCACCCGGGGCCGCATCGTCCTGTGCGCCCTCGTCACCAAGCCCGCCGGCGGCGCCGAGGGCGAGCTGCGGGCCACCGTCCACAGCTGGGCCGAGTCGCTCAAGCTGCAGGCCGAGATCCTTTCCGGTACCGGCGACAACCGGCCGCGCGGCAGCGGCCGGTCCCACGTCACCGTGCTCGGGCACCCGCTCACCGCCGAGTCCGCGGCGGCCATAGCGGCCAGGATCACCGCGACCGGCGGCAACATCGACCGCATCTTCCGCCTCGCCAAGTACCCGGTGACGGCGGTGGAGTTCGCCGTCTCCGGCACCGAGACCGAGCCCCTGCGCACCGCGCTTGCCACCGCCGCCGCGCAGATCGGCGTGGACGTGGCCGTCGTCTCGGCCGGGCTGCACCGCCGGGCCCAGCGCCTGGTCGTGATGGACGTGGACTCGACCCTGATCCAGGACGAGGTCATCGAGCTCTTCGCCGCGCACGCCGGGTGCGAGGCGGAGGTCGCCGAGGTCACCGAGCGCGCGATGCGCGGTGAGCTGGACTTCGAGCAGTCGCTGCACGCCCGCGTGGCGCTGCTGGCCGGACTGGACGCCTCCGTCGTCGACAAGGTCCGCGCCGAGGTGCAGCTGACCCCGGGCGCCCGGACCCTGATCCGTACGCTGAAGCGGCTCGGCTACCAGGTGGGCGTGGTGTCCGGCGGTTTCACCCAGGTGACGGACGATCTGCGGGAGCGGCTGGGGCTCGACTTCGCCTCCGCCAACACGCTGGAGATCGTCGACGGGAAGCTGACGGGCCGGGTGACCGGCGAGATCGTGGACCGGGCGGGCAAGGCCCGGCTGCTGCGCCGCTTCGCCGCGGAGGCCGACGTACCGCTGTCGCAGACGGTGGCCATCGGCGACGGCGCCAACGACCTGGACATGCTGAACGCGGCCGGGCTGGGCGTGGCCTTCAACGCCAAGCCGGTGGTCCGCGAGGCCGCGCACACCGCGGTGAACGTGCCCTTCCTCGACGCGGTGCTCTACCTGCTCGGGATCACCCGCGAGGAGATCGAAGCCGCCGACCTGGCCTGA
- a CDS encoding SixA phosphatase family protein: protein MSADTTRRIALLRHAKADWPEVSDHDRPLAERGRKDAPAVGLKLAETGIAFDLALCSTAARTRETWKLAVQEMPHRPKTSYEERLYDASLGELIALLNETSDEVTDLLVIGHNPGMHALADALSGRAQDDTLARMTRTGFPTAALAVVSFTGSWKSLEHGVGTLVDFWTPKDH, encoded by the coding sequence ATGAGCGCCGACACAACCCGCAGGATCGCCCTCCTCCGGCACGCCAAGGCCGACTGGCCTGAGGTGTCCGACCACGACCGCCCGCTGGCGGAACGGGGCCGCAAGGACGCACCGGCCGTCGGTCTGAAGCTCGCCGAAACCGGCATCGCCTTCGACCTGGCCCTCTGCTCCACCGCAGCCCGCACCCGCGAGACCTGGAAGCTCGCCGTCCAGGAGATGCCGCACCGGCCGAAGACCTCGTACGAGGAGAGGCTCTACGACGCCTCGCTGGGCGAGCTCATCGCCCTGCTGAACGAGACCTCCGACGAGGTCACCGACCTCCTCGTCATCGGCCACAACCCCGGCATGCACGCCCTCGCCGACGCCCTCTCCGGGCGCGCGCAGGACGACACGCTGGCGCGGATGACCCGGACTGGATTCCCGACCGCGGCCCTCGCCGTCGTCTCCTTCACCGGCTCGTGGAAGTCCCTGGAGCACGGCGTGGGCACACTGGTCGACTTCTGGACGCCCAAGGACCACTGA
- a CDS encoding SGM_5486 family transporter-associated protein, with protein MSPVLDPNPQHGRRKLGLVLGAMLVVTVIISVIASIASP; from the coding sequence ATGTCGCCCGTACTTGACCCGAACCCGCAGCACGGCCGCAGGAAGCTCGGCCTCGTGCTCGGCGCGATGCTCGTCGTGACCGTGATCATCTCCGTCATCGCGTCGATCGCCTCCCCCTGA
- a CDS encoding CynX/NimT family MFS transporter, whose translation MPDEELQTMNRPPVVRTAPDRPLPAPVHVAPTWLGPVLIVGIVLAALNLRPAITSLGALFEETRTGLGMSGTVAGLITSVPALCFAVFGVTAPRLSRRFGPAAVVCAGMAAVAAGLLIRPFADNAAAFLAASALSLAGIAVTNVLLPVIVKRYFPDRVGTMTGLYSMALAAGTSLAAAATVPLTGALGGSWRTGLMIWAVLALVAVLPWLPIARASRRAARAEAAAVGSGEGTAVRADTGPRVVRSRTAWALACYFGLQATGAYVTMGWLPQIFRDAGVSASTAGVLLALTMVMGVPLAFVIPGLAGRMRNQGPIAVTLGLFGLAGYLGLYFAPAAGAWAWALLLGVSNCAFPLVITMIGLRAKSPAGVVKLSAFAQSTGYLISIPGPLVIGTLYQHSGGWDLPLALMAGLLVPQIALGVLAGRDRTIEDECGMRD comes from the coding sequence ATGCCCGACGAAGAACTCCAGACCATGAACCGCCCGCCGGTCGTGCGCACCGCCCCCGACCGGCCTCTTCCCGCCCCCGTCCACGTCGCCCCCACGTGGCTCGGTCCGGTGCTCATCGTCGGAATCGTGCTGGCCGCCCTCAACCTGCGGCCCGCCATCACCAGCCTCGGCGCCCTCTTCGAGGAGACCCGCACGGGCCTCGGCATGAGCGGCACCGTCGCCGGACTCATCACCTCCGTCCCCGCCCTCTGCTTCGCCGTCTTCGGCGTCACCGCGCCCCGGCTGTCCCGCCGCTTCGGCCCGGCCGCCGTCGTCTGCGCCGGCATGGCCGCCGTCGCCGCGGGCCTGCTGATCCGCCCCTTCGCGGACAACGCGGCCGCCTTCCTCGCCGCCAGCGCGCTGTCCCTGGCCGGCATAGCCGTGACCAACGTCCTGCTCCCGGTGATCGTCAAGCGCTACTTCCCGGACCGGGTCGGCACGATGACCGGCCTGTACTCCATGGCGCTGGCCGCCGGCACCTCGCTCGCCGCCGCCGCGACCGTCCCGCTGACCGGCGCCCTCGGCGGCAGCTGGCGCACCGGCCTGATGATCTGGGCCGTGCTCGCACTGGTCGCCGTACTGCCCTGGCTGCCCATCGCCCGCGCCTCGCGGCGCGCCGCACGGGCCGAGGCCGCGGCCGTCGGCTCCGGGGAGGGGACCGCCGTACGGGCCGACACCGGTCCCCGGGTCGTCCGCAGCCGCACCGCCTGGGCCCTGGCCTGCTACTTCGGCCTCCAGGCCACCGGCGCGTACGTCACCATGGGCTGGCTCCCGCAGATCTTCCGCGACGCCGGCGTCTCCGCCTCCACCGCCGGCGTACTGCTCGCCCTCACCATGGTCATGGGCGTCCCGCTCGCCTTCGTCATCCCCGGCCTGGCCGGCCGGATGCGGAACCAGGGCCCCATCGCCGTCACCCTCGGCCTCTTCGGCCTCGCCGGGTACCTAGGGCTCTACTTCGCCCCGGCCGCGGGCGCGTGGGCCTGGGCGCTCCTGCTCGGCGTCTCCAACTGCGCCTTCCCCCTCGTCATCACGATGATCGGACTGCGCGCCAAGTCCCCGGCCGGCGTCGTCAAGCTCTCCGCCTTCGCCCAGAGCACCGGCTACCTCATCTCCATCCCCGGGCCCCTGGTCATCGGCACCCTCTACCAGCACAGCGGCGGCTGGGACCTGCCCCTCGCCCTCATGGCCGGACTGCTCGTCCCGCAGATCGCGCTCGGGGTCCTGGCCGGACGGGACCGCACGATCGAGGACGAATGCGGCATGCGAGACTGA
- a CDS encoding FadR/GntR family transcriptional regulator — translation MPLTSPRRSALVDQVITQLRNQITSGEWPVGARIPTEPELVELLGVARNTVREAVRALAHNGLLDIRQGSGTYVIATSELAGVMHRRFAGAEPRHIAELRSTLESSAARLAAERRTERDLVQLDALLTRREEAWASGDAELFVAADVSLHMAVVTASHNDVLVELYADLGDLVADWLRADVGTELHPSAHLDHARLIEAIRRGDGDAAASEAAGYPFACLGKGTA, via the coding sequence ATGCCGCTGACCTCGCCACGGCGCTCCGCGCTCGTCGACCAGGTGATCACCCAGTTGCGGAACCAGATCACCTCCGGCGAGTGGCCGGTCGGCGCCCGCATCCCCACCGAGCCGGAGCTGGTGGAGCTGCTCGGCGTCGCCCGCAACACGGTGCGCGAAGCCGTGCGGGCGCTCGCGCACAACGGCCTGCTCGACATCCGGCAGGGCTCGGGTACGTACGTCATCGCCACCAGCGAGCTGGCCGGGGTGATGCACCGCCGTTTCGCCGGGGCCGAGCCGCGGCACATCGCGGAGCTGCGCTCGACCCTGGAGTCCTCGGCGGCCCGGCTGGCGGCGGAGCGGCGCACCGAGCGGGACCTCGTACAGCTGGACGCGCTGCTCACGCGGCGCGAGGAGGCCTGGGCGAGCGGGGACGCGGAGCTGTTCGTGGCGGCGGACGTGAGCCTGCACATGGCGGTGGTCACGGCCTCGCACAACGACGTGCTGGTCGAGCTGTACGCCGACCTCGGCGATCTCGTGGCGGACTGGCTGCGCGCGGACGTCGGGACCGAGCTGCACCCCTCCGCCCATCTGGACCACGCCCGGCTGATCGAGGCGATCCGGCGGGGCGACGGGGACGCGGCCGCCTCGGAGGCGGCGGGTTACCCCTTCGCCTGCCTCGGCAAGGGCACCGCCTGA
- the fabI gene encoding enoyl-ACP reductase FabI, translating into MSGILEGKRILITGVLMESSIAFHTAKLAQEQGAEVILTAFPRPTLTERIAKKLPKPVKVIELDVTNDEHLARLEGLVRDELGGLDGVVHSIGFAPQDALGGNFLNTPFESVATAMHVSAFSLKSLTMACKPLFPHEGAAVVGLTFDAQFAWPQYDWMGPAKAALEATSRYLARDLGKENIRCNLVSAGPIGSMAAKSIPGFSELADVWNSRSMLEWDMSDPEPAGKGVVALLSDWFPKTTGEIVHVDGGLHAMGA; encoded by the coding sequence ATGAGCGGAATTCTCGAGGGCAAGCGCATCCTCATCACCGGGGTGCTGATGGAGTCGTCCATCGCTTTCCACACCGCCAAGCTGGCCCAGGAGCAGGGCGCCGAGGTCATCCTGACCGCGTTCCCCCGCCCGACGCTGACCGAGCGCATCGCCAAGAAGCTACCCAAGCCGGTCAAGGTGATCGAGCTCGACGTCACCAACGACGAGCACCTGGCCCGCCTGGAGGGCCTCGTCCGCGACGAGCTCGGCGGCCTCGACGGCGTCGTGCACTCCATCGGCTTCGCGCCGCAGGACGCGCTCGGCGGCAACTTCCTGAACACCCCGTTCGAGTCGGTCGCCACCGCCATGCACGTCTCGGCGTTCTCGCTGAAGTCGCTGACCATGGCTTGCAAGCCGCTGTTCCCGCACGAGGGCGCGGCCGTCGTCGGCCTCACCTTCGACGCGCAGTTCGCCTGGCCGCAGTACGACTGGATGGGCCCGGCCAAGGCCGCGCTGGAGGCCACCAGCCGCTACCTCGCCCGTGACCTGGGCAAGGAGAACATCCGCTGCAACCTGGTCTCGGCCGGCCCGATCGGCTCGATGGCCGCGAAGTCCATCCCCGGCTTCTCGGAGCTGGCGGACGTCTGGAACTCCCGCTCCATGCTGGAGTGGGACATGAGCGACCCGGAGCCGGCGGGCAAGGGCGTCGTCGCCCTCCTCTCGGACTGGTTCCCGAAGACCACCGGCGAGATCGTCCACGTGGACGGCGGCCTGCACGCGATGGGTGCCTGA
- the fabG gene encoding 3-oxoacyl-[acyl-carrier-protein] reductase: MSRSVLVTGGNRGIGLAIARAFAEAGDKVAITYRSGEPPEALTSLGVLAVRCDITDSEQVEQAYKQIEDAHGAVEVLVANAGITKDTLLMRMSEEDFSSVVDTNLTGTFRVVKRANRGMLRAKKGRVVLISSVVGLLGSAGQANYAASKAALVGFARSLARELGSRNITFNVVAPGFVDTDMTKVLTDEQRAGIVGQVPLGRYAQPEEIAAAVSFLASDDAAYITGAVIPVDGGLGMGH, encoded by the coding sequence TTGAGCCGCTCGGTTCTCGTCACCGGAGGAAACCGGGGCATCGGCCTCGCCATCGCCCGTGCCTTCGCGGAGGCCGGAGACAAGGTCGCGATCACGTACCGGTCCGGCGAGCCGCCGGAGGCACTGACCTCGCTCGGCGTCCTGGCCGTCCGCTGCGACATCACCGACTCCGAGCAGGTGGAGCAGGCCTACAAGCAGATCGAGGACGCGCACGGCGCGGTCGAGGTGCTCGTGGCCAACGCGGGCATCACCAAGGACACTCTGCTGATGCGGATGTCCGAGGAGGACTTCTCCTCGGTCGTCGACACCAACCTCACCGGCACCTTCCGGGTGGTCAAGCGCGCGAACCGTGGCATGCTCCGTGCCAAGAAGGGCCGCGTCGTCCTGATCTCCTCGGTCGTCGGACTGCTGGGCTCGGCGGGCCAGGCCAACTACGCCGCCTCCAAGGCCGCGCTGGTCGGCTTCGCCCGTTCACTCGCCCGTGAGCTGGGCTCGCGCAACATCACGTTCAACGTGGTCGCCCCCGGCTTCGTCGACACGGACATGACTAAGGTGCTCACCGACGAGCAGCGCGCGGGCATCGTGGGCCAGGTGCCGCTCGGCCGTTACGCGCAGCCCGAGGAGATCGCGGCAGCCGTGAGCTTCCTGGCGTCCGACGACGCCGCGTACATCACCGGAGCCGTCATTCCCGTTGACGGCGGATTGGGCATGGGTCACTGA
- a CDS encoding TldD/PmbA family protein codes for MIEATGPDPGRTSVPHSIDAAFTALPLRALADAALARARALGAEHADFRLERIRSASWRLRDAKPSGGSDTTDLGYAVRVVHGGSWGFASGVDLTMDAAAKVASQAVAMAKLSAQVIKAAGSDERVELAEEPVHSERTWISAYDVNPFEVPDADKAALLADWSSRLLAADGVAHVDASLLAVHENKFYADTAGTATTQQRVRIHPQLTAVAVNATTGEFDSMRTIAPPAGRGWEYLTGTGWDWNAELEQIPGLLAEKMRAPSVEAGRYDLVVDPSNLWLTIHESIGHATELDRALGYEAAYAGTSFATFDQLGKLKYGSSIMNVTGDRTAEHGLATIGFDDEGVEAQSWDLVKDGTLVGYQLDRRIAKLTGLGRSNGCAYADSPGHVPVQRMANVSLQPDPGGLSTEDLIGGVERGIYVVGDRSWSIDMQRYNFQFTGQRFFRIENGKLAGQLRDVAYQATTTDFWGSMEKVGGPQTYVLGGAFNCGKAQPGQVASVSHGCPSALFRDVNILNTTQEAGR; via the coding sequence ATGATCGAGGCGACCGGCCCCGACCCCGGGAGGACTTCCGTGCCCCATTCCATCGACGCGGCCTTCACCGCACTGCCCTTGCGGGCGCTCGCCGACGCGGCGCTCGCCCGGGCGCGCGCACTGGGCGCCGAGCATGCCGACTTCCGGCTGGAGCGGATCCGCAGCGCCTCCTGGCGGCTGCGGGACGCCAAGCCCTCCGGCGGGTCCGACACCACCGACCTCGGCTACGCGGTCCGCGTGGTGCACGGAGGCAGCTGGGGGTTCGCCTCCGGTGTGGACCTGACCATGGACGCCGCCGCCAAGGTGGCCTCGCAGGCCGTGGCCATGGCGAAGCTGTCGGCCCAGGTGATCAAGGCCGCGGGCTCCGACGAGCGGGTGGAACTGGCCGAGGAGCCGGTGCACTCGGAGCGGACCTGGATCTCTGCCTACGACGTGAACCCCTTCGAGGTTCCCGACGCGGACAAGGCGGCGCTGCTCGCCGACTGGAGCTCGCGGCTCCTGGCGGCCGACGGAGTCGCGCACGTGGACGCCTCGCTGCTCGCCGTGCACGAGAACAAGTTCTACGCCGACACCGCGGGCACCGCGACCACCCAGCAGCGGGTCCGGATCCACCCGCAGCTCACGGCCGTCGCCGTGAACGCCACCACCGGCGAGTTCGACTCCATGCGCACCATCGCCCCGCCGGCCGGGCGCGGCTGGGAGTACCTGACGGGCACCGGCTGGGACTGGAACGCCGAGCTGGAGCAGATCCCCGGCCTGCTCGCCGAGAAGATGCGGGCGCCGAGCGTGGAGGCCGGGCGCTACGACCTGGTGGTGGACCCGTCCAACCTGTGGCTCACCATCCACGAGTCCATCGGCCACGCCACGGAGCTCGACCGGGCACTGGGCTACGAGGCGGCGTACGCGGGGACCTCCTTCGCCACCTTCGACCAGCTCGGCAAGCTCAAGTACGGCTCCTCGATCATGAACGTGACGGGTGACCGCACCGCCGAACACGGGCTGGCCACGATCGGCTTCGACGACGAGGGCGTCGAGGCGCAGAGCTGGGACCTGGTCAAGGACGGCACGCTGGTCGGCTACCAGCTGGACCGGCGGATCGCGAAGCTGACCGGTCTCGGCCGCTCCAACGGTTGCGCGTACGCCGACTCCCCCGGGCACGTGCCCGTGCAGCGGATGGCGAACGTGTCGCTCCAGCCGGATCCGGGCGGTCTGTCCACCGAGGACCTCATCGGCGGGGTGGAGCGCGGCATCTACGTCGTCGGCGACCGCTCCTGGTCGATCGACATGCAGCGCTACAACTTCCAGTTCACCGGGCAGCGGTTCTTCCGCATCGAGAACGGCAAGCTGGCCGGGCAGCTGCGCGACGTCGCGTACCAGGCCACGACCACCGACTTCTGGGGCTCGATGGAGAAGGTCGGCGGCCCGCAGACCTACGTCCTGGGCGGCGCCTTCAACTGCGGCAAGGCCCAGCCGGGCCAGGTGGCCTCCGTCTCGCACGGCTGCCCGTCCGCGCTGTTCCGCGACGTGAACATCCTGAACACCACGCAGGAGGCCGGCCGATGA